Proteins from one Acanthopagrus latus isolate v.2019 chromosome 18, fAcaLat1.1, whole genome shotgun sequence genomic window:
- the klhl4 gene encoding kelch-like protein 4 isoform X2, with protein MRAWFFLKMENASPLQLSKHFVVTSRLALSTFTRMNTNSSDEFFQATNHAEQTFRKMETYLQHKQLCDVLLIAGDHKIPAHRLVLSAVSDYFAAMFTSDVREAKQEEIKMEGVDPEALRSLVNFAYTGVLELKEETIESLLAAACLLQLSQVIQVCCNFLMKQLHPSNCLGIRSFADAQGCVDLLNVAHNYTMEHFLEVIQNQEFLLLPTAEIVKLLSSDDINVPDEETIFQALMMWVRYDVQHRQQDLGVLLAFIRLPLLPPQLLADLENNKMFSDDLECQKLLMEAMKYHLLPERRPMFQSPRTKPRKSTVGALYAVGGMDATKGSTTIEKYDLRTNTWVQVGVMNGRRLQFGVAVIDNKLYVVGGRDGLKTSNMVECYNPLNKVWSTMPPMSTHRHGLGIAVLEGPMYAVGGHDGWSYLNTVERWDPQARQWNYVASMSTPRSTMGVTALNGKLFAVGGRDGSSCLRSMECFDPHTNKWSMCAPMAKRRGGVGVATYNNFLYAVGGHDAPASNHCSRLSDCVERYDPKTDTWTTVSSLSVPRDAVGVCLLGDRLYAVGGYDGQSYLNTVESYDAQNNEWTEEVPLNIGRAGACVVVVKLP; from the exons GTTGGCTTTGAGCACCTTCACCAGGATGAACACCAACTCCTCCGACGAGTTCTTCCAGGCGACAAATCACGCGGAACAGACTTTCCGCAAGATGGAGACCTACCTCCAGCACAAGCAGCTGTGTGACGTCCTGTTGATAGCCGGGGATCATAAGATACCGGCTCACAG ACTGGTCCTGAGCGCCGTGTCGGACTACTTTGCTGCAATGTTCACCAGCGATGTGAGAGAGGCGAAGCAGGAGGAGATAAAGATGGAGGGAGTTGATCCCGAGGCCCTCAGATCCCTGGTTAATTTCGCCTACACGG GCGTCCTCGAGCTTAAAGAGGAGACCATTGAGAGTTTATTGGCAGCAGCCTGCCTCCTCCAGCTTTCACAAGTCATCCAGGTCTGCTGTAACTTCCTGATGAAACAGCTTCATCCCTCCAACTGCCTGGGAATACGCTCCTTTGCAGACGCCCAGGGCTGCGTGGACCTGCTCAATGTGGCTCACAACTACACCATG GAACACTTCCTGGAGGTCATTCAGAACCAGGAGTTCCTGCTGCTCCCCACGGCTGAGATCGTTAAGCTGCTCTCCAGCGATGACATCAATGTCCCCGACGAGGAAACGATCTTCCAGGCTTTGATGATGTGGGTGCGGTACGACGTCCAGCATCGACAACAGGACCTTGGGGTGCTGCTGGCCTTCATCCGCCTGCCTCTTCTTCCCCCACAG CTCCTTGCAGATTTGGAAAACAACAAGATGTTCTCGGATGACCTGGAATGCCAAAAGCTGCTGATGGAGGCCATGAAGTACCATCTCCTGCCCGAGAGACGTCCCATGTTTCAGAGCCCAAGAACCAAACCCAGAAAATCCACAGTCGGTGCACTTTATGCTGTCGGAGGGATGGATGCTACCAAAG GCTCCACCACTATAGAGAAATACGACCTGCGGACCAACACTTGGGTCCAGGTTGGGGTCATGAATGGACGCCGACTGCAGTTTGGTGTTGCGGTGATAGACAACAAGCTGTACGTGGTCGGAGGGAGGGACGGACTCAAGACGTCCAACATGGTGGAGTGCTACAATCCACTCAATAAAGTGTGGTCCACCATGCCCCCCAtgtcaacacacagacatggacTAG GTATTGCTGTGCTGGAGGGCCCTATGTATGCCGTGGGAGGCCACGACGGCTGGAGCTATCTCAACACGGTGGAGCGCTGGGACCCGCAGGCCAGGCAGTGGAACTACGTGGCCAGCATGTCGACACCACGGAGCACCATGGGAGTGACGGCACTCAACGGAAA GTTGTTCGCGGTCGGCGGTCGAGACGGCAGCTCCTGCCTGAGATCGATGGAGTGCTTCGACCCGCACACCAACAAGTGGAGCATGTGCGCTCCCATGGCCAAAAGGCGAGGAGGAGTCGGTGTGGCGACGtacaacaacttcctgtacgCCGTGGGCGGACACGACGCCCCCGCCTCCAACCACTGTTCCCGACTCTCCGATTGTGTTGAGAG GTACGATCCAAAGACGGACACGTGGACCACTGTGTCGTCCCTCAGCGTTCCCCGGGATGCGGTGGGTGTTTGCCTGCTGGGTGACAGGCTGTACGCCGTGGGTGGATACGACGGCCAGTCATATCTGAACACTGTCGAGTCCTACGATGCACAGAACAACGAGTGGACCGAG GAGGTCCCTCTCAACATTGGCAGGGCGGGCGCCTGCGTGGTGGTGGTGAAATTGCCTTGA
- the klhl4 gene encoding kelch-like protein 4 isoform X3 encodes MNTNSSDEFFQATNHAEQTFRKMETYLQHKQLCDVLLIAGDHKIPAHRLVLSAVSDYFAAMFTSDVREAKQEEIKMEGVDPEALRSLVNFAYTGVLELKEETIESLLAAACLLQLSQVIQVCCNFLMKQLHPSNCLGIRSFADAQGCVDLLNVAHNYTMEHFLEVIQNQEFLLLPTAEIVKLLSSDDINVPDEETIFQALMMWVRYDVQHRQQDLGVLLAFIRLPLLPPQLLADLENNKMFSDDLECQKLLMEAMKYHLLPERRPMFQSPRTKPRKSTVGALYAVGGMDATKGSTTIEKYDLRTNTWVQVGVMNGRRLQFGVAVIDNKLYVVGGRDGLKTSNMVECYNPLNKVWSTMPPMSTHRHGLGIAVLEGPMYAVGGHDGWSYLNTVERWDPQARQWNYVASMSTPRSTMGVTALNGKLFAVGGRDGSSCLRSMECFDPHTNKWSMCAPMAKRRGGVGVATYNNFLYAVGGHDAPASNHCSRLSDCVERYDPKTDTWTTVSSLSVPRDAVGVCLLGDRLYAVGGYDGQSYLNTVESYDAQNNEWTEEVPLNIGRAGACVVVVKLP; translated from the exons ATGAACACCAACTCCTCCGACGAGTTCTTCCAGGCGACAAATCACGCGGAACAGACTTTCCGCAAGATGGAGACCTACCTCCAGCACAAGCAGCTGTGTGACGTCCTGTTGATAGCCGGGGATCATAAGATACCGGCTCACAG ACTGGTCCTGAGCGCCGTGTCGGACTACTTTGCTGCAATGTTCACCAGCGATGTGAGAGAGGCGAAGCAGGAGGAGATAAAGATGGAGGGAGTTGATCCCGAGGCCCTCAGATCCCTGGTTAATTTCGCCTACACGG GCGTCCTCGAGCTTAAAGAGGAGACCATTGAGAGTTTATTGGCAGCAGCCTGCCTCCTCCAGCTTTCACAAGTCATCCAGGTCTGCTGTAACTTCCTGATGAAACAGCTTCATCCCTCCAACTGCCTGGGAATACGCTCCTTTGCAGACGCCCAGGGCTGCGTGGACCTGCTCAATGTGGCTCACAACTACACCATG GAACACTTCCTGGAGGTCATTCAGAACCAGGAGTTCCTGCTGCTCCCCACGGCTGAGATCGTTAAGCTGCTCTCCAGCGATGACATCAATGTCCCCGACGAGGAAACGATCTTCCAGGCTTTGATGATGTGGGTGCGGTACGACGTCCAGCATCGACAACAGGACCTTGGGGTGCTGCTGGCCTTCATCCGCCTGCCTCTTCTTCCCCCACAG CTCCTTGCAGATTTGGAAAACAACAAGATGTTCTCGGATGACCTGGAATGCCAAAAGCTGCTGATGGAGGCCATGAAGTACCATCTCCTGCCCGAGAGACGTCCCATGTTTCAGAGCCCAAGAACCAAACCCAGAAAATCCACAGTCGGTGCACTTTATGCTGTCGGAGGGATGGATGCTACCAAAG GCTCCACCACTATAGAGAAATACGACCTGCGGACCAACACTTGGGTCCAGGTTGGGGTCATGAATGGACGCCGACTGCAGTTTGGTGTTGCGGTGATAGACAACAAGCTGTACGTGGTCGGAGGGAGGGACGGACTCAAGACGTCCAACATGGTGGAGTGCTACAATCCACTCAATAAAGTGTGGTCCACCATGCCCCCCAtgtcaacacacagacatggacTAG GTATTGCTGTGCTGGAGGGCCCTATGTATGCCGTGGGAGGCCACGACGGCTGGAGCTATCTCAACACGGTGGAGCGCTGGGACCCGCAGGCCAGGCAGTGGAACTACGTGGCCAGCATGTCGACACCACGGAGCACCATGGGAGTGACGGCACTCAACGGAAA GTTGTTCGCGGTCGGCGGTCGAGACGGCAGCTCCTGCCTGAGATCGATGGAGTGCTTCGACCCGCACACCAACAAGTGGAGCATGTGCGCTCCCATGGCCAAAAGGCGAGGAGGAGTCGGTGTGGCGACGtacaacaacttcctgtacgCCGTGGGCGGACACGACGCCCCCGCCTCCAACCACTGTTCCCGACTCTCCGATTGTGTTGAGAG GTACGATCCAAAGACGGACACGTGGACCACTGTGTCGTCCCTCAGCGTTCCCCGGGATGCGGTGGGTGTTTGCCTGCTGGGTGACAGGCTGTACGCCGTGGGTGGATACGACGGCCAGTCATATCTGAACACTGTCGAGTCCTACGATGCACAGAACAACGAGTGGACCGAG GAGGTCCCTCTCAACATTGGCAGGGCGGGCGCCTGCGTGGTGGTGGTGAAATTGCCTTGA